From a region of the Thermodesulfovibrio thiophilus DSM 17215 genome:
- the dapF gene encoding diaminopimelate epimerase produces the protein MNFVKMHGLGNDFILIDCLKQDLPDPQAFAIKYCNRRFGIGADQLLLIYPSEIADFSMRIFNADGSEVEMCGNGIRCFAKYVWDRGLSQKEILDVETLAGIIKPKKVGELVQVDMGNPEFRPEKIPVDAEGDIAFDIALEVYGWHARLNCVSMGNPHAVIFLEEDPKNFAVLKYGPAIETHPIFPKRTNVEFAFVKNSKEIIMRVWERGAGETLACGTGACATAVAAMKKKLVENKVTVHLLGGDLLIEWQENGHVYMTGPAEEVYEGTVKVPQIA, from the coding sequence ATTAACTTTGTTAAAATGCACGGACTTGGCAATGATTTTATTTTGATTGATTGTCTAAAACAGGATTTGCCAGATCCTCAGGCTTTTGCAATCAAATACTGTAATCGAAGATTTGGAATAGGTGCAGACCAGCTTTTATTAATCTATCCTTCCGAAATTGCAGATTTCAGCATGAGAATTTTCAATGCTGATGGCTCAGAAGTTGAAATGTGTGGAAATGGAATAAGGTGCTTTGCAAAATATGTCTGGGATAGAGGGCTATCTCAAAAAGAAATACTGGATGTAGAAACTCTTGCAGGAATTATAAAACCAAAAAAAGTTGGAGAGCTTGTTCAGGTTGATATGGGAAATCCTGAATTTAGACCAGAAAAAATCCCTGTTGATGCAGAGGGTGATATAGCCTTTGATATTGCACTTGAAGTGTATGGCTGGCATGCAAGACTTAACTGTGTAAGTATGGGGAATCCTCATGCTGTAATATTTCTTGAAGAAGATCCTAAAAATTTTGCAGTTTTAAAATATGGACCTGCAATTGAAACTCATCCTATTTTCCCAAAAAGAACGAATGTTGAGTTTGCCTTTGTAAAAAACAGTAAAGAAATAATTATGCGTGTCTGGGAAAGAGGAGCCGGAGAAACTCTTGCATGTGGTACTGGTGCATGTGCCACAGCTGTTGCTGCAATGAAAAAAAAGCTCGTTGAAAACAAAGTAACTGTTCATCTTCTAGGTGGAGATTTATTAATTGAATGGCAAGAAAATGGACATGTTTATATGACAGGACCCGCTGAAGAGGTCTATGAAGGAACAGTAAAAGTTCCACAAATTGCTTGA
- a CDS encoding PD-(D/E)XK nuclease family protein, with product MDMNQSKELIDKLDFLSERQKIILTSDQDLIESIVSVIDSENLNYSQNVVVFPGKRPSHYLRKTLAEKINTSFIPPRIFSIDEFINFIFKKLNDTNSIESIDAAGIIYEICIKNNSLTTFFQKFDNFFSIGLKLFNLFEELYIEGISVDKLKEVETLVEIPVNSRNSLRFLSQTYKEFYELLINRNLSTRSLRYRTVAEADLNSYLSFQKIIFAGFFAFTKTEKIILEKLSKIENFFLVFQDDDEALNTKIKFYSCPDTHGEIKVAGKIIKEFDSLDERTVIVLPDAENLFPLVRQGISYLDERSYNISMGYPLSRTPIYGFFITLFELLSSIENDMVYVPFYLKFMLHPYTKNIFFKNSAELSRIVFHEMEEFFKFEKPLLFIELEWIEKEVPSKIIQNIGESFLSAEEISEHIKFIHENAIKKFLSFSNIKEFINACRELLIFIYDKSTAKYHPLFYPYVEAFLTEFEKLSNSLINKIKFEFKQSYFNFFKNYIASQNIPFEGIPLNGLQILGFLETRNIKFKKVIFLDLNEGVFPNLSEDYLLPYRIRKILGLPTYHDREKLIYYYFSTLIRGAEEVHIAYIKNDRYERSRFIEKLIWIIEKKEGAILEDNQSDLIHSVIYKVNLAGKMPDNIVKNHEMMDILKNFSFSATAIDEYLKCGLKFYYSYVLGIKKEKDISSDLDRCDIGIIVHEALKEYFKLRIGRVLNEKNLINEIEKILDNIFLKQYGNKIRGRVYLLKLQTLDRLHEIINYYQEISKIHKIEIISVEEFFEETFFDSRFTCRLDKVEKVNEKIFIVDYKITGKQDHLKIKFDRLSTEDRQSWAKYIGSFQIPLYVFLYSQKYKINPQNLEGYYFLLGRNVIDNDAFFNPLNEIEKGQGLSIISEIMKSLLAEIKNLEIPFQPTYDFKKNCKFCDYQAICGTFTVPS from the coding sequence ATGGATATGAATCAGAGTAAAGAATTAATTGATAAATTAGATTTTCTTTCTGAAAGACAAAAAATCATACTAACCTCAGACCAGGATTTAATTGAAAGTATAGTATCAGTTATTGATTCAGAAAACTTGAATTATTCCCAAAATGTAGTCGTGTTTCCAGGTAAAAGACCATCTCATTATTTAAGAAAAACGCTGGCAGAAAAGATAAATACTTCCTTTATTCCACCTCGTATTTTTTCAATAGATGAATTCATAAACTTTATTTTTAAAAAATTAAATGATACAAATTCAATTGAATCAATAGATGCTGCCGGAATTATTTATGAAATATGCATAAAAAATAATTCTTTAACCACATTTTTTCAAAAATTTGATAATTTTTTCTCTATTGGTTTAAAACTCTTTAATCTTTTCGAGGAACTTTATATCGAAGGTATTTCAGTTGATAAGCTGAAAGAAGTGGAAACACTTGTTGAGATACCTGTAAATTCCCGAAATAGCTTAAGATTTCTTTCACAGACATATAAAGAATTTTATGAGTTATTAATCAACAGAAATCTATCTACAAGATCTTTACGGTACAGAACAGTTGCAGAAGCAGATTTGAATTCATATTTAAGTTTTCAGAAAATAATTTTTGCAGGTTTTTTTGCTTTTACAAAGACTGAAAAAATAATTCTTGAGAAATTAAGCAAAATAGAAAATTTTTTCTTAGTGTTTCAGGATGATGACGAAGCTTTAAACACCAAAATAAAATTTTACAGCTGTCCTGATACACATGGAGAAATTAAAGTTGCAGGTAAAATAATTAAAGAATTTGATAGCCTGGATGAAAGAACAGTGATTGTTCTTCCAGATGCTGAGAATCTTTTTCCTCTTGTGAGACAGGGGATTTCATATTTAGATGAAAGAAGTTATAACATTTCTATGGGGTATCCTCTTTCAAGAACGCCAATTTACGGCTTTTTCATAACTTTATTTGAACTTTTGAGCTCTATTGAAAATGATATGGTTTATGTTCCTTTTTACTTAAAATTTATGCTTCATCCGTATACAAAGAATATTTTTTTTAAAAATAGTGCTGAATTAAGCAGGATAGTTTTCCATGAGATGGAAGAATTTTTTAAATTCGAAAAACCTCTGTTATTTATTGAACTTGAATGGATAGAAAAGGAAGTTCCATCAAAGATTATTCAAAACATAGGTGAGTCTTTTTTATCAGCAGAAGAAATTAGCGAACATATTAAATTTATTCATGAAAATGCTATAAAAAAATTTCTTTCTTTTAGTAATATTAAAGAGTTTATAAATGCATGTCGGGAATTGCTGATATTTATTTATGACAAAAGCACGGCAAAATATCATCCTCTTTTTTATCCTTACGTTGAAGCTTTTTTAACTGAGTTTGAAAAACTCTCTAACTCTTTAATAAATAAAATAAAGTTCGAGTTCAAGCAGTCTTACTTTAACTTTTTTAAAAATTATATAGCTTCTCAGAATATTCCTTTTGAAGGTATTCCTTTGAATGGATTACAAATTCTTGGTTTTCTTGAAACAAGAAATATTAAGTTCAAAAAAGTTATTTTTCTTGATCTAAATGAAGGAGTTTTTCCAAATCTTTCTGAAGACTATCTATTACCATATAGAATTAGAAAAATTCTTGGATTACCAACGTATCATGACAGGGAAAAACTGATTTATTACTATTTTTCTACATTAATTAGAGGAGCAGAAGAGGTTCACATTGCTTATATAAAAAATGATAGATATGAAAGATCAAGATTCATCGAAAAATTAATCTGGATTATAGAAAAAAAAGAAGGAGCTATATTAGAGGATAATCAATCTGATTTGATACATTCGGTTATTTATAAAGTTAATCTTGCAGGAAAAATGCCTGATAACATTGTTAAAAATCATGAAATGATGGATATATTAAAAAATTTTTCATTTTCAGCAACAGCAATCGATGAATATTTGAAATGCGGATTGAAATTTTATTACTCCTATGTTCTTGGGATCAAAAAAGAAAAAGATATTTCATCAGATTTAGATCGTTGTGATATCGGAATAATAGTTCATGAAGCATTAAAGGAATATTTCAAACTCAGAATAGGTAGAGTTTTGAATGAAAAGAATTTAATAAATGAAATAGAAAAAATTTTGGATAATATATTTTTGAAACAATATGGAAATAAAATACGAGGCAGAGTTTATTTATTAAAGCTTCAAACACTGGACAGATTACATGAAATTATAAATTACTATCAAGAAATTTCAAAGATACATAAAATCGAAATAATTTCAGTTGAAGAATTTTTTGAGGAAACTTTCTTTGACTCTAGATTTACATGCAGATTAGATAAAGTTGAAAAGGTGAATGAAAAAATTTTTATTGTTGATTATAAAATTACCGGCAAACAGGATCATCTTAAAATTAAGTTCGACAGGCTGAGTACTGAAGACAGGCAATCATGGGCAAAATATATTGGAAGTTTTCAAATTCCTCTGTATGTCTTTCTTTACTCCCAAAAATATAAAATTAATCCACAAAATCTTGAAGGTTATTATTTTTTACTTGGTCGAAATGTAATCGACAATGATGCTTTTTTTAATCCATTGAACGAAATTGAAAAAGGACAGGGATTGTCAATTATTTCTGAGATAATGAAGAGTCTTTTAGCTGAAATTAAAAATTTAGAAATACCCTTTCAACCGACATATGATTTCAAGAAAAATTGTAAATTCTGTGATTATCAAGCAATTTGTGGAACTTTTACTGTTCCTTCATAG
- a CDS encoding UvrD-helicase domain-containing protein, producing MNEIFRLPLPHYVILKASAGSGKTRVLTQRYVSFLLSDEVPYSSLKHILAITFSNNAAYEMKSRILGWIKDLYFKNQQTMQEFLKILSIEDDDLSFMAEKALENILSNYSDFQIKTIDSFVTSIFKASALDFDYNPDFEILMNNDAMMNYTYDLFLKDIEEQSPEIRLFRNIIEKIKKNKDNFLWDPAEEIFLKIKALYSISTANNKEFFNPELDEQRRLEAEEKIIELMQKIIEELKSSGLERNKKNQIYDSFESIIKTRNFKEILDRGISTPPVNKPKNKNLTQKYEDIILLWDEFKEVVDEYAFLYSKTFYLPYLHIFKNFQRKLNVVKQTESKIFIEDINKLLSQYINEFKVPEIYFRLGEKIHHFLIDEFQDTSPIQWSNLKLLIENALSENGSLFVVGDTKQAIYSFRGADYRIMNELEKIDIFPSAHKIVEELSVNYRSKGMILKFVEKFFKENIVNHSDYCNPAKLTGLDRYEQFSKKEYEQEGYVEVKTFYSDDEENEAKIKKDFIDIINDTRARGYSFKDIAVLALKNDHVVTISSWLNDLTLPFISYSSLDVRRRKVTFEILNLLKFLDSPVDDFSFSIFILGDLYKEFLSKCYSIKTLQPIQEFIIKNRQNSPLYKYYQVAFPSLWENHFQNMFKLTGYLPIYDLLSVALSNFKVFEIMPDEEATFLKILELVKSFEGRGLSSIKDFIEFFSNPSEDEKIWDITLGADIDAINIMTVHKAKGLGFPVVILFLEDSREKTDEYIVNEIDEETLCIMKINDKLANKCDRLKEIKDSVKVSKMADSLNTLYVAFTRAQDELYVIGKMKKESNFPFDILCNFTDKPLGSKLSKIYSLNIERKIMKIEHHSLPVEFPVSQEMIHLKEKDRGDFIHRVLSSIDFWNEEFTDIIDSNIEKINRDLRKNFDIAEIKKPILKMLDHPQMRELFIKKPDRIFFNEFEISDHKGLIHRIDRVVIDKDKVTVIEYKTGYPSEEHFGQIKKYLNLASDIYKNFTITGCLYYLDMEEIKWI from the coding sequence ATGAATGAAATTTTTAGGCTTCCATTACCTCATTATGTAATTCTTAAGGCATCTGCTGGTTCCGGAAAAACAAGGGTTCTTACACAGAGATATGTCTCTTTTTTACTTTCAGATGAAGTGCCTTACAGTAGTTTGAAACATATTCTTGCCATTACATTTTCCAATAATGCTGCTTATGAAATGAAAAGCAGAATTCTTGGATGGATCAAGGATTTGTATTTTAAAAATCAGCAGACAATGCAGGAATTTTTAAAGATTTTATCTATAGAAGATGATGATTTGTCATTTATGGCAGAAAAAGCACTTGAAAATATACTCAGTAATTATTCCGATTTTCAAATAAAAACAATAGATAGTTTTGTCACTTCTATATTTAAAGCCTCAGCTCTGGATTTTGATTATAATCCAGACTTTGAAATTCTCATGAACAATGATGCAATGATGAATTATACCTATGATTTATTTTTAAAAGATATTGAAGAACAGTCTCCTGAAATCAGGTTGTTTAGAAATATTATTGAAAAAATCAAAAAAAATAAGGATAACTTTCTCTGGGATCCTGCGGAAGAAATTTTTTTAAAAATTAAAGCGTTATATTCTATTAGCACAGCTAACAATAAAGAATTTTTTAATCCTGAACTGGATGAGCAACGTAGACTTGAAGCTGAAGAAAAAATAATAGAACTGATGCAGAAGATTATTGAGGAGCTTAAATCTTCAGGGCTTGAAAGAAATAAAAAAAATCAGATTTATGACTCTTTTGAATCAATCATTAAAACAAGGAATTTTAAGGAGATTCTTGATAGAGGGATATCAACACCCCCTGTAAATAAACCAAAAAATAAAAATTTAACCCAAAAATATGAAGATATAATTCTTCTATGGGATGAATTTAAAGAAGTTGTTGATGAGTATGCTTTTTTATATTCTAAAACTTTTTATTTACCTTATCTTCATATTTTTAAAAATTTCCAACGAAAATTAAATGTAGTAAAGCAGACAGAGAGTAAAATATTTATAGAAGACATAAATAAATTGCTTTCTCAATATATTAACGAATTCAAAGTTCCAGAGATATATTTCAGGCTCGGAGAAAAAATACATCATTTTCTTATTGACGAGTTTCAAGACACATCGCCTATTCAATGGTCAAATCTGAAACTGTTAATAGAGAATGCTCTATCAGAAAATGGTAGTCTTTTCGTGGTTGGTGATACCAAACAGGCAATTTATAGTTTTCGTGGTGCTGATTACAGAATAATGAATGAACTTGAAAAAATAGATATTTTCCCTTCAGCTCATAAAATAGTTGAAGAACTCAGTGTTAATTATAGAAGTAAAGGAATGATTTTAAAATTCGTAGAAAAATTTTTCAAAGAAAATATAGTTAATCATTCTGATTATTGCAATCCTGCTAAGCTTACCGGGCTTGACCGTTACGAACAGTTTTCAAAAAAAGAATATGAACAAGAAGGTTATGTTGAGGTTAAAACTTTTTATTCAGACGATGAAGAAAATGAAGCAAAAATAAAAAAAGATTTTATAGATATCATTAATGATACCAGAGCAAGAGGATATAGTTTTAAAGATATTGCAGTTCTTGCATTAAAAAATGACCATGTGGTTACTATCAGTTCATGGTTAAATGATTTAACTCTGCCGTTTATTTCCTATAGCAGTCTTGATGTAAGAAGAAGAAAGGTTACTTTTGAAATTTTAAATCTTCTTAAATTTCTTGACAGCCCTGTAGATGATTTTTCTTTTTCAATTTTTATTCTTGGAGATCTTTATAAAGAATTTTTATCAAAGTGTTACAGTATAAAAACATTACAACCTATTCAGGAGTTTATTATAAAAAACAGGCAAAACTCCCCGTTATACAAATACTATCAGGTAGCATTTCCTTCATTATGGGAGAATCATTTTCAAAATATGTTTAAACTTACAGGATATTTACCTATTTATGATCTTTTGTCTGTAGCATTAAGCAATTTTAAAGTTTTTGAGATTATGCCAGATGAAGAAGCTACTTTTTTAAAAATTCTTGAACTTGTAAAAAGTTTTGAAGGCCGAGGATTAAGTAGTATCAAAGATTTTATAGAGTTTTTTTCAAATCCAAGTGAGGATGAAAAAATCTGGGATATAACATTGGGAGCTGATATAGATGCTATCAACATTATGACAGTTCATAAGGCAAAAGGACTTGGTTTTCCAGTTGTAATTTTATTTCTGGAGGACTCCAGAGAAAAAACAGATGAATATATAGTGAATGAAATTGATGAAGAAACACTTTGTATAATGAAAATAAATGATAAACTTGCAAATAAATGTGACAGGTTGAAAGAGATCAAGGATTCTGTAAAAGTTTCAAAGATGGCAGATTCTTTAAATACGCTATATGTGGCTTTTACAAGAGCACAGGATGAACTATATGTAATAGGAAAAATGAAAAAAGAAAGCAATTTCCCTTTTGATATTCTTTGTAATTTTACGGACAAACCATTGGGGTCAAAACTATCTAAAATTTATTCTCTTAATATTGAAAGAAAAATAATGAAAATTGAACATCATTCACTGCCTGTTGAATTTCCTGTTTCACAAGAGATGATTCATTTAAAAGAAAAGGACAGGGGAGATTTTATACACAGAGTTCTTTCTTCAATAGATTTCTGGAATGAAGAATTTACAGATATAATTGATTCTAATATAGAAAAAATCAACAGAGATTTAAGAAAAAATTTTGACATTGCTGAAATCAAAAAGCCAATTCTGAAGATGCTTGATCATCCTCAAATGAGGGAATTATTTATTAAGAAGCCTGACAGAATTTTTTTTAATGAATTTGAAATTTCAGACCATAAAGGATTAATTCACAGGATTGATAGAGTGGTTATTGATAAAGATAAAGTTACAGTTATTGAATATAAAACAGGTTATCCATCAGAAGAACATTTTGGACAAATAAAAAAATATTTAAACCTGGCTTCAGACATTTATAAAAATTTTACTATTACTGGATGTCTTTATTATCTTGATATGGAAGAGATAAAATGGATATGA
- the ppdK gene encoding pyruvate, phosphate dikinase, with translation MALTSKKQKKPLKKASTSKKLTSGKKYVYYFGDGKAEGTAQMKDLLGGKGAGLAEMTNLGIPVPSGFTITTEACREYFSLGKKFPDRMWEEVLNNLKNVEKSMNSEFGNPENPLLISVRSGAKFSMPGMMDTVLNLGLNDETLKGLIKKTKNEKFAYDTYRRFITMFGSIVTNIDRKKFEDLLEEAKKAKDVQLDTELDAKDFKTLVKKYKELYKKETGTNFPSDPYEQLRMAIKAVFDSWYGDRAATYRRLHGIPDDLGTACNIVAMVFGNMGENSGTGVGFTRDPSTGEKKFFAEFLVNAQGEDVVSGIRTPLKIEELKRRMPKIYSQLEKICNKLEKHYKDMLDIEFTIQEGKLYMLQTRVGKRTAAAAIKIAVDMVNEKLIDKKIALLRIEPEQLNQLLHPTIDLKAEVKVIAKGLPASPGAAVGRVVFSAQDAEEWVEKGERVILVRNETSPEDIGGMAVAQGILTARGGMTSHAAVVGRGMGKCCVVGCGEITIREEEKCFTAGEITVKEGDYITLNGTTGEVILGQAPLVMPKLSKEFYTIMQWTDELSKLKVRANADTPKDARVARDFGASGIGLCRTEHMFFDPDRIRAFREMILSDNIDQRKKALDKIKPYQKKDFIGIFKEMKGLPVTIRLLDPPLHEFLPKTDEEIEILSNEMGVSIRRIKSKIKALEEFNPMLGHRGCRLGVTYPEIYEMQVRAIMEAACELAKKKIKVIPEIMIPLVAHVNELKLMKELTVKTSEDVMKQYRIKVEYKVGTMIELARAAITADQIATEAEFFSFGTNDLTQSVFGLSRDDAGKFLPFYIDNKIIEDDPFITIDTEGVGQIMEIGVKKGRKTNKNLKVGICGEHGGDPKSIEFCHKINLNYVSCSPYRVPIAKLAAAHANLKGKGAEVIKSTV, from the coding sequence CTGAGATGACCAATCTTGGAATTCCGGTTCCATCAGGATTTACAATTACCACAGAAGCCTGTAGAGAATATTTTAGTCTTGGCAAAAAATTTCCTGACAGAATGTGGGAGGAAGTTTTAAATAATCTGAAAAATGTTGAAAAATCAATGAATTCTGAATTTGGTAATCCTGAAAATCCGCTTCTTATTTCTGTTAGATCAGGTGCGAAGTTTTCCATGCCAGGAATGATGGATACAGTATTAAATCTTGGATTAAATGATGAAACCCTTAAAGGTTTAATAAAGAAAACAAAAAATGAAAAATTTGCATATGATACCTATAGAAGATTTATTACAATGTTTGGAAGTATTGTTACTAATATAGACAGGAAAAAATTTGAAGATTTACTTGAAGAAGCTAAAAAGGCAAAAGATGTTCAATTAGATACAGAACTTGATGCAAAAGATTTTAAAACTCTTGTTAAAAAATATAAAGAACTTTATAAAAAAGAGACGGGTACTAATTTTCCTTCAGACCCTTATGAACAGCTTAGGATGGCAATAAAAGCTGTTTTTGATTCATGGTATGGAGATAGAGCAGCAACCTATAGAAGGCTTCACGGAATACCAGATGATCTTGGCACAGCATGTAATATTGTTGCAATGGTTTTTGGTAATATGGGAGAAAATTCAGGTACAGGAGTTGGTTTTACAAGAGATCCATCTACAGGAGAAAAAAAATTTTTTGCTGAATTTCTGGTAAATGCACAGGGAGAAGATGTTGTTTCAGGTATCAGAACTCCTTTAAAAATTGAAGAACTTAAAAGAAGAATGCCAAAAATATATTCTCAACTTGAAAAAATATGCAATAAACTTGAGAAGCATTACAAGGACATGCTTGATATAGAGTTTACAATTCAGGAAGGCAAACTCTATATGCTTCAGACAAGAGTTGGAAAAAGAACAGCTGCAGCTGCAATAAAAATAGCTGTTGATATGGTAAATGAAAAACTTATTGATAAAAAAATAGCTCTTTTAAGAATAGAACCTGAACAACTCAATCAACTTCTTCATCCTACAATTGATCTAAAGGCAGAGGTTAAAGTTATAGCAAAAGGATTGCCTGCAAGCCCTGGAGCAGCGGTTGGCAGGGTTGTTTTTTCAGCTCAGGATGCAGAAGAATGGGTAGAAAAGGGAGAAAGGGTTATTCTTGTAAGAAATGAAACATCACCTGAGGACATTGGCGGAATGGCAGTTGCTCAGGGAATATTAACAGCACGAGGAGGCATGACTTCTCATGCCGCTGTTGTTGGCAGAGGAATGGGCAAATGTTGTGTTGTTGGCTGCGGAGAGATAACCATTCGTGAAGAAGAAAAATGTTTTACAGCTGGAGAAATTACTGTTAAAGAGGGGGATTATATTACATTAAATGGAACTACTGGTGAGGTTATTCTTGGACAGGCACCACTTGTTATGCCTAAACTTTCAAAAGAATTTTATACTATTATGCAATGGACTGATGAGCTTAGTAAGCTTAAAGTCAGGGCAAATGCTGATACTCCAAAAGATGCAAGGGTAGCTAGAGATTTTGGTGCTTCAGGAATTGGACTTTGCCGAACAGAACATATGTTTTTTGATCCAGACAGGATCAGGGCATTCAGAGAAATGATTCTTTCAGATAATATTGATCAGCGAAAGAAAGCACTAGATAAAATAAAACCTTATCAGAAAAAAGACTTCATTGGTATTTTCAAAGAAATGAAAGGATTACCTGTAACAATAAGACTTCTTGACCCACCACTTCATGAGTTTTTACCCAAAACAGATGAAGAAATAGAGATTCTTTCTAATGAAATGGGTGTTTCCATCAGAAGAATTAAATCTAAAATTAAAGCTCTTGAAGAGTTTAATCCAATGCTTGGTCATAGAGGATGCCGTCTTGGAGTTACATATCCAGAAATATATGAGATGCAGGTAAGAGCTATAATGGAAGCAGCCTGTGAGCTTGCCAAGAAGAAAATCAAAGTTATACCCGAGATAATGATTCCGCTTGTGGCACATGTTAATGAATTGAAGTTAATGAAAGAGTTGACCGTGAAAACATCAGAAGATGTTATGAAACAATACAGAATAAAAGTTGAGTATAAGGTTGGAACAATGATAGAACTTGCTCGTGCTGCAATAACAGCAGATCAGATTGCTACTGAAGCAGAATTTTTCTCCTTTGGAACAAATGATTTAACGCAGTCTGTGTTTGGACTTTCAAGAGATGATGCGGGAAAATTTTTACCTTTCTATATTGATAATAAAATAATAGAAGATGACCCATTCATTACAATAGACACAGAAGGAGTTGGTCAGATTATGGAGATTGGTGTGAAAAAAGGAAGGAAGACAAACAAGAATCTCAAAGTCGGAATATGTGGTGAACATGGTGGAGATCCGAAATCAATTGAGTTCTGCCACAAAATAAATCTTAACTATGTAAGTTGTTCTCCTTACAGAGTTCCAATAGCTAAATTAGCAGCAGCGCATGCAAATTTAAAGGGAAAAGGAGCAGAAGTTATAAAGTCAACCGTTTAA